The following coding sequences lie in one Anas platyrhynchos isolate ZD024472 breed Pekin duck chromosome 15, IASCAAS_PekinDuck_T2T, whole genome shotgun sequence genomic window:
- the LOC139998765 gene encoding uncharacterized protein — protein MSKDKHGEKDSKLHDLCFCVLHFDNANPKRKTRRKRRRKRRKKRNSRKVKGSLEHLDPRFQKITREKKEESHPPDGSSCEQCRSESSKQPYKEGKPSSAGESKKYTSVSSNECIKVSRTLRNLLGRMNTSHSTNVMTVETRRNQEDQKNMTSFLMKMFCTAKRLLSLRFVGSSNFRLSFRYTKFSSRISGPVLSVCDRLLC, from the exons atgtctaaggataaacatggagagaaggattccaa acttcacgatttgtgtttctgtgtgctccACTTTGACAATGCCAATCCCAAgcgtaaaacaagaagaaaaaggagaagaaaaagaagaaaaaagagaaacagcaggaaagtgaaaggctccttggaacacttagatcctcgtttccagaagataacgcgggagaagaaggaagaatcccatcctccagatggctcttcatgtgagcaatgcagaagtgagagcagtaaacaaccttacaaggaagggaagccttccagtgcaggcgaaagcaagaaatacaccTCCGTCTCATCCAACGAGTGTATTAAAG tgtcgcggaccctccgaaatctactgggaaggatgaatacctcgcacagtaccaatgtgatgacggtggagacaaggagaaaccaagaagatcaaaagaacatgacctcatttctaatgaaaatgttttgtacggcaaagagacttctgagcctg CGTTTTGTTGGAAGTTCCAATTTCCGTCTCAGTTTCAGGTACACCAAATTTTCCAGCAGGATTTCCGGGCCAGTGTTGTCTGTCTGCGATAGACTGCTTTGCTAG